A portion of the Streptomyces sp. YPW6 genome contains these proteins:
- a CDS encoding GntR family transcriptional regulator → MTGLVPRRHHDIADDLRHQITTGSIKPGERLPAEAGLAAQYRVSTVTLRRALAVLQGEGLVEKIHGKGNYVRHPRRKIMYVGGWGTLDPWTAAEPTLRITVRSTTVPASVHLTTLLKVPTGSPLAEYTCLSLEQGSPHGLARIYIPRDLAPAGVLDDDSVCQEAATRFAVLGPSPATIRETVCARSPTPDEASALRIGSTTAVLAITRIATDPTGRVIEAALLAFPGDRVDAVFTTHHVLDERQTQR, encoded by the coding sequence GTGACCGGCCTCGTGCCCCGACGCCATCACGACATCGCCGACGACCTACGCCACCAGATCACGACGGGCAGCATCAAGCCTGGCGAACGCCTCCCGGCCGAAGCCGGCCTGGCCGCTCAGTACAGGGTCAGCACGGTGACCCTGCGACGCGCTCTCGCAGTGCTCCAGGGCGAAGGGCTCGTCGAGAAGATCCACGGCAAGGGGAACTACGTCCGTCACCCCCGCCGCAAGATCATGTACGTCGGAGGCTGGGGCACGCTGGACCCCTGGACCGCCGCTGAGCCAACGTTGCGCATCACGGTTCGCAGCACCACGGTTCCGGCCTCCGTGCACCTGACGACGTTGCTGAAGGTGCCAACGGGCAGCCCCCTCGCGGAGTACACCTGCCTCAGCCTCGAACAAGGCTCGCCGCACGGCCTGGCCCGCATCTACATCCCGCGCGACCTGGCCCCGGCCGGAGTCCTCGACGACGACTCCGTGTGCCAGGAGGCAGCCACGCGATTCGCTGTCCTCGGCCCGTCGCCAGCCACCATCCGAGAGACGGTCTGCGCCCGATCTCCCACCCCAGACGAAGCCTCAGCCCTCCGGATCGGATCCACCACGGCCGTCCTCGCAATCACTCGCATCGCCACTGACCCGACCGGCCGCGTCATCGAAGCCGCACTCCTCGCCTTCCCCGGAGATCGCGTCGACGCCGTCTTCACCACCCACCACGTGCTCGACGAGAGGCAGACCCAAAGATGA
- a CDS encoding GntR family transcriptional regulator — MSEQPPYLRIADELRQRIAEHVWEPGDRLPSRAQIGQECGVGENVVRRAQELLISQGVLEGRAGSGTYVAEPRERVRVVRSSAREQPSGSPFQQDMKALRLQSDWESRTDAKVPAPAEIATRLGIGEGEPCVRTTYEFLADGKPVQLSTSWEPYAVTGGTLVVLPEGGPHAGAGVVNRMAEIGVTISHAVEQPEPRHATAEEASLLGIQKAALVTHIRRTYYSDQGRPVETADIVVPAAHCEIVYEIPINR, encoded by the coding sequence ATGTCTGAGCAACCGCCGTACCTCCGCATCGCCGACGAACTCCGGCAGCGCATCGCGGAGCACGTCTGGGAACCGGGTGACCGCCTCCCGTCCCGCGCCCAGATCGGCCAGGAGTGCGGCGTGGGTGAGAACGTGGTGCGCAGGGCACAGGAGTTGCTGATCTCCCAAGGCGTGCTGGAAGGCCGGGCCGGATCGGGGACTTACGTCGCCGAGCCCCGGGAGCGCGTGAGAGTCGTCCGGTCGTCGGCACGTGAGCAGCCCAGCGGGTCCCCGTTCCAACAGGACATGAAGGCCCTTCGGCTACAGAGCGACTGGGAGAGCCGGACCGACGCGAAGGTGCCGGCCCCGGCGGAGATCGCGACGCGGCTCGGGATCGGCGAAGGCGAGCCGTGCGTCCGGACGACGTACGAATTCCTTGCGGACGGGAAGCCAGTCCAGTTGTCGACGAGTTGGGAGCCGTACGCCGTCACTGGCGGCACCCTCGTCGTTCTCCCCGAGGGAGGGCCCCACGCAGGAGCCGGGGTCGTGAACCGCATGGCCGAGATCGGAGTCACCATCAGCCACGCGGTGGAGCAGCCCGAACCCAGGCACGCGACCGCCGAGGAAGCATCGCTACTCGGCATCCAGAAAGCCGCACTCGTGACGCACATCCGGCGGACGTACTACAGCGACCAGGGCCGCCCCGTGGAGACAGCGGACATCGTGGTGCCCGCAGCGCACTGCGAGATCGTCTACGAGATCCCGATCAACCGCTGA
- a CDS encoding trypsin-like peptidase domain-containing protein, whose protein sequence is MSTENEGNEDRAVPAVPSVPSAPPVPADTPEPAADPAEGVSGAPGAADSGSTGASDAGTAPAAPAHAEAPRHTPTHQGAPAHPGSAGAPAYGQGAAHPAPNQPPQPSPYGSAPGSQGAGPGYGAEPELPQGAASWPPPPPAVPPYVGGDAGHPHGHASGGVGDGSGHGPVWGASVPPGPGPAGGKTGRNRAGGLVAAVAVAALVAGGIGGALGFWAADRNDSGSSGNSTTVSASDGPKDLKRPAGTVAGVAAKALPSVVTIDAQGGDGGGGTGTGFVYDKEGHILTNNHVVASAAESGELSATFSDGKKYAAEVVGRAQGYDVAVLKLKNPPQGLTPLPLGNSESVAVGDSTIAIGAPFGLSNTVTTGIISAKNRPVASGDGQSNKNSYMSALQTDASINPGNSGGPLLDASGAVIGINSAIQSTGGGLGQSQAGSIGLGFAIPINQAKNVAEQLIKTGKPVYPVIGATVTMEENTGGAAISAEGAGGTPAVTPNGPAAKAGLKAGDVITKFNDTVIDSGPTLIGEIWTRKPGEKVTLTYERDGKEATAEVTLGQREGDS, encoded by the coding sequence GTGAGCACCGAGAACGAGGGCAACGAGGACCGCGCGGTACCGGCCGTGCCGTCCGTTCCGTCCGCACCTCCCGTGCCGGCCGACACTCCCGAACCGGCCGCCGACCCGGCGGAGGGCGTTTCGGGTGCGCCCGGCGCTGCGGACTCCGGAAGCACCGGCGCATCCGACGCGGGGACGGCTCCCGCCGCTCCGGCGCACGCGGAGGCGCCGCGCCACACCCCCACGCACCAGGGCGCTCCGGCGCACCCCGGGTCGGCGGGCGCTCCCGCGTACGGCCAGGGTGCCGCCCACCCCGCCCCGAACCAGCCGCCGCAGCCCTCCCCGTACGGATCGGCCCCCGGCAGCCAGGGCGCGGGCCCCGGCTACGGAGCGGAGCCCGAACTTCCGCAGGGCGCCGCTTCCTGGCCGCCGCCCCCGCCCGCCGTCCCGCCGTACGTCGGCGGGGACGCCGGTCACCCGCACGGTCACGCATCCGGCGGGGTCGGCGACGGCAGCGGCCACGGCCCGGTCTGGGGCGCTTCGGTCCCGCCCGGCCCGGGCCCCGCGGGTGGCAAGACCGGCAGGAACCGGGCCGGCGGTCTGGTGGCGGCCGTGGCCGTGGCGGCCCTCGTCGCGGGCGGCATCGGCGGAGCCCTCGGTTTCTGGGCGGCCGACCGCAACGACAGCGGCTCGTCCGGCAACTCGACCACGGTCTCGGCATCGGACGGCCCGAAGGACCTGAAGCGCCCGGCGGGGACGGTGGCGGGGGTCGCGGCGAAGGCGCTCCCCAGTGTGGTCACGATCGACGCCCAGGGCGGCGACGGCGGGGGCGGCACGGGCACCGGCTTCGTGTACGACAAGGAAGGCCACATCCTCACCAACAACCACGTGGTGGCTTCCGCCGCGGAGTCCGGCGAACTGTCGGCGACCTTCTCCGACGGCAAGAAGTACGCCGCCGAGGTGGTCGGCCGGGCGCAGGGCTACGACGTGGCGGTCCTGAAGCTGAAGAACCCGCCGCAGGGCTTGACGCCCCTCCCCCTGGGCAACTCGGAGAGCGTCGCGGTGGGCGACTCGACGATCGCGATCGGCGCGCCCTTCGGCCTCTCGAACACCGTCACCACGGGCATCATCAGCGCGAAGAACCGCCCGGTGGCGTCCGGGGACGGGCAGAGCAACAAGAACTCCTACATGAGCGCCCTCCAGACCGACGCGTCGATCAACCCGGGCAACTCCGGCGGCCCGCTGCTGGACGCGTCGGGCGCCGTGATCGGCATCAACTCGGCGATCCAGTCGACCGGCGGCGGCCTCGGCCAGTCCCAGGCCGGCTCCATCGGCCTGGGCTTCGCGATCCCGATCAACCAGGCCAAGAACGTCGCCGAGCAGCTGATCAAGACCGGCAAGCCGGTGTACCCGGTGATCGGCGCGACGGTGACGATGGAGGAGAACACGGGCGGAGCGGCGATCTCCGCCGAGGGCGCGGGCGGCACCCCCGCCGTCACCCCGAACGGCCCGGCGGCCAAGGCGGGCCTGAAGGCGGGCGACGTGATCACGAAGTTCAACGACACCGTGATCGACAGCGGCCCGACCCTGATCGGCGAGATCTGGACCCGCAAGCCGGGCGAGAAGGTGACCCTGACGTACGAGCGCGACGGCAAGGAGGCCACGGCGGAAGTCACCCTGGGCCAGCGCGAGGGCGACAGCTGA
- a CDS encoding glycerophosphodiester phosphodiesterase encodes MARVTHARQRSAHTSIQVIAHRGASEDAPEHTLAAYRKAIEDGADALECDVRLTADGHLVCVHDRRVNRTSNGRGAVSALELADLAALDFGSWKDREESPDWDPVPGELTSVLTLERLLELFTEVRATGRDLRLAIETKHPTRWAGQVEERLLRLLNRFGLAEPPAEGPSPVRVMSFSARSLHRVQAAAPTLPTVYLMQFLSPRMRDGRLPAGARIAGPGMRIVRSHPGYIERLHRAGHRVHVWTVNEPADVELCAELGVEAIITNRPKQVLSQLGRM; translated from the coding sequence ATGGCCCGGGTGACCCACGCACGGCAGCGCAGCGCCCACACCTCCATCCAGGTCATCGCCCACCGCGGGGCCTCCGAAGACGCCCCCGAGCACACCCTCGCCGCGTATCGCAAGGCGATCGAGGACGGTGCCGACGCCTTGGAGTGCGATGTCCGGCTCACCGCCGACGGTCATCTCGTCTGCGTCCACGACCGGCGGGTGAACCGCACCTCCAACGGGCGCGGCGCCGTGTCGGCCCTGGAGCTCGCCGACCTCGCCGCCCTCGACTTCGGCTCCTGGAAGGACCGCGAGGAGTCGCCCGACTGGGATCCGGTGCCGGGCGAGCTCACCTCCGTACTCACCCTGGAACGCCTCCTGGAGCTCTTCACCGAGGTACGGGCCACCGGGCGGGACCTGCGGCTGGCCATCGAGACGAAGCACCCCACCCGCTGGGCCGGACAGGTCGAGGAGCGGCTCCTGCGGCTGCTGAACCGCTTCGGGCTGGCCGAACCGCCCGCCGAGGGGCCCTCACCCGTCCGCGTCATGAGCTTCTCCGCCCGCTCCCTCCACCGCGTCCAGGCGGCCGCCCCCACCCTTCCCACGGTCTACCTGATGCAGTTCCTCTCCCCTCGCATGCGCGACGGGCGGCTGCCCGCCGGGGCCCGGATCGCGGGGCCCGGGATGCGGATCGTGCGCAGCCACCCCGGATACATCGAGCGGCTGCACCGCGCGGGGCACCGGGTGCACGTGTGGACCGTGAACGAGCCGGCCGACGTCGAACTGTGCGCCGAACTCGGCGTCGAGGCCATCATCACCAACCGGCCCAAGCAGGTTCTCTCCCAACTCGGTCGCATGTAG
- a CDS encoding ATP-binding protein has product MRHLRRIGRFPVQLSGASNPWRGAKEVSGVALVVAQEVPASSSMAVPHGPAGVGQARHRMREQLRGNGVSDAVVDDAVLILSELLSNACRHGRPLGQHTDVGDGDVRAAWRVDTGGGLTVEVTDGGGPTRPVPATPSVTARGGRGLNIISALAQEWGVRDDAPGEVTVWALVSSEKPPGVADGFGPDGSAAHGPGRNGSGRNGSDRNGRGTSAVAANGIGGLPGFEGLDFSDVLDDVG; this is encoded by the coding sequence GTGCGTCACCTGCGGCGCATCGGCCGGTTTCCGGTCCAGCTCAGTGGGGCATCCAACCCGTGGCGTGGGGCAAAGGAGGTCTCGGGGGTGGCGTTGGTGGTGGCACAAGAGGTGCCCGCGTCGTCGAGCATGGCCGTTCCTCACGGCCCTGCCGGCGTGGGGCAGGCACGACACCGGATGCGTGAGCAGTTGCGTGGCAACGGGGTGTCGGACGCGGTCGTCGACGACGCTGTTCTGATCCTTTCCGAACTTCTCAGCAACGCCTGCCGGCACGGCAGGCCGCTCGGACAGCACACCGACGTCGGCGACGGGGACGTCCGCGCCGCCTGGCGGGTGGACACCGGCGGTGGGCTCACGGTGGAGGTCACGGACGGCGGCGGCCCGACCCGCCCGGTTCCGGCCACCCCTTCGGTGACGGCCCGCGGCGGCCGGGGCCTCAACATCATCAGCGCCCTGGCCCAGGAGTGGGGCGTACGGGACGACGCACCCGGCGAGGTCACCGTCTGGGCCCTGGTCTCCTCGGAGAAGCCGCCCGGCGTCGCCGATGGCTTCGGCCCGGACGGATCCGCCGCGCACGGACCGGGCAGGAACGGCTCCGGCAGGAACGGCTCCGACCGGAACGGCCGCGGTACGAGCGCCGTCGCCGCGAACGGCATCGGCGGACTCCCCGGGTTCGAGGGCCTGGACTTCTCCGACGTCCTCGACGACGTGGGCTGA
- a CDS encoding DUF5926 family protein encodes MAKKRPQSKAGKQQLKDGEIPVVGAREPCPCGSGRRYKACHGRAAAQAVTELVHRPFEGLAGECDWVALRELVPAATVELTLKDGLPEGVPSVKLATVLPMAWPALRRDDGSVLLALQNDTSSGDLSRDLADTLQRALEAEPGSPVAARRVPADGPRLQDLLAPDAAFEPEVHSGFEFWVPDAENATSEVSASLERANAAAIPTTLLSGVDAAYWCETPEKNHLRWVMPHPEEQLLDALARLHAAGTSSLGDDTRLVGSFRAHGLVVPVWDLPSSMGAEACEKPAVEFAERLAAALASDAPLTAEERRARGGLTNRQVTLS; translated from the coding sequence ATGGCCAAGAAGCGCCCTCAGTCCAAGGCCGGGAAGCAGCAGCTCAAGGACGGTGAGATCCCGGTCGTCGGGGCCCGTGAGCCCTGCCCGTGCGGATCGGGCCGTCGATACAAGGCATGTCACGGACGCGCCGCCGCCCAGGCCGTGACCGAGCTGGTGCATCGCCCCTTCGAGGGACTCGCGGGCGAGTGCGACTGGGTCGCGCTGCGCGAGCTGGTGCCCGCCGCAACGGTCGAGCTGACCCTCAAGGACGGGCTCCCCGAAGGGGTTCCGTCGGTGAAGCTCGCGACGGTCCTGCCGATGGCCTGGCCGGCACTGCGCCGAGACGACGGTTCCGTCCTGCTCGCCCTGCAGAACGACACCTCCTCCGGTGACCTCAGCCGCGACCTCGCGGACACCCTCCAGCGCGCCCTGGAGGCCGAGCCGGGCTCCCCGGTCGCCGCCCGCCGCGTACCGGCCGACGGCCCGCGCCTCCAGGACCTGCTCGCCCCGGACGCCGCCTTCGAGCCGGAGGTGCACTCCGGGTTCGAGTTCTGGGTACCGGACGCGGAGAACGCCACCTCCGAGGTGTCGGCGTCGCTGGAGCGCGCGAACGCCGCCGCGATCCCGACGACGCTGCTGTCCGGCGTCGACGCCGCGTACTGGTGCGAGACACCGGAGAAGAACCACCTGCGCTGGGTCATGCCGCACCCCGAGGAGCAGCTCCTCGACGCGCTCGCCCGGCTGCACGCCGCGGGCACCTCCTCGCTCGGCGACGACACCCGCCTGGTGGGTTCGTTCCGGGCACACGGTCTCGTGGTCCCCGTCTGGGATCTGCCGAGCTCGATGGGGGCCGAGGCGTGCGAGAAGCCCGCCGTCGAGTTCGCCGAGCGGCTGGCCGCGGCACTCGCGTCCGACGCCCCGCTCACCGCCGAGGAACGCCGCGCCCGGGGCGGTCTCACCAACCGTCAGGTGACCCTCAGCTGA
- a CDS encoding bifunctional DNA primase/polymerase — protein sequence MREILGRRRRLRLRRKEATARLDAALTCATVWRWPVLPGVGAAQDAAPYGESAGLGCACPEPDCAVPGAHPFDPGLLAATTDERMVRWWWACRPAAPVLLATGGRAPCAVSLPAVAGARALSSLDALGMRLGPVVATPTRWSLLVAPYTLERLGELLYAKDWVPSSLRFHGEGGYLLLPPSRTGAGQVRWERTPAPLAASATAAAAPPGRAKGGAPAVAAPWLPDVEAVLDALVEASSGAPGGGSRLAY from the coding sequence ATGCGCGAGATCCTCGGAAGGCGACGCAGGCTCCGGCTCCGGCGCAAGGAGGCGACCGCCCGGCTCGACGCGGCCCTGACCTGCGCCACCGTATGGCGATGGCCCGTGCTCCCCGGAGTGGGCGCGGCGCAGGACGCCGCCCCGTACGGCGAGAGCGCCGGCCTCGGCTGCGCCTGCCCCGAACCCGACTGCGCCGTACCGGGCGCACACCCCTTCGACCCCGGCCTGCTGGCGGCCACCACGGACGAGCGCATGGTGCGCTGGTGGTGGGCCTGCCGCCCCGCCGCCCCCGTGCTGCTGGCGACCGGCGGCCGTGCGCCCTGCGCGGTGAGCCTGCCCGCCGTGGCCGGCGCCCGGGCGCTGAGCTCCCTCGACGCGCTGGGCATGCGGCTCGGCCCCGTCGTGGCGACGCCCACCCGGTGGTCGCTGCTGGTGGCCCCGTACACCCTGGAGCGGCTCGGCGAGCTGCTGTACGCGAAGGACTGGGTGCCCAGCTCGCTCCGGTTCCACGGCGAGGGCGGCTACCTCCTCCTGCCGCCGTCCCGGACCGGCGCGGGCCAGGTCCGCTGGGAGCGTACCCCCGCACCGCTCGCCGCATCCGCCACCGCGGCAGCGGCGCCTCCCGGGCGGGCGAAGGGCGGTGCTCCGGCGGTCGCGGCCCCCTGGCTGCCGGACGTCGAAGCGGTCCTGGACGCCCTGGTCGAGGCGAGCAGCGGCGCGCCGGGCGGGGGCAGCAGGCTCGCCTACTGA